In one window of Chryseobacterium sp. JV274 DNA:
- a CDS encoding HlyD family secretion protein produces MAQKQLTQKEKRINKSITLLAWILIISGITGMVSFYLFSRKNVTTNDAQIEQYITPVSSKVSGFIKAIQFNENQFVHKGDTLIIIDNREFVNQVQMAEANLHANTATISTIESGVNTKESDTKIIDANIASARIDIWRTEQDFKRYKNLLSEDAATEQEFENVKASYEQSKANLLALEQQKNAVRAGANEQQTKVAPVKSQIQQSSASLNNAKLYLSYTVITAPYDGWVGKKTIQEGQLIKEGQALVQMVSKEKWIIANYKETQLGQIDQNQEVIITADAYPDVEFKGKILSVSPASGSQFSLVKPDNATGNFVKIEQRFPVKIILDNNKDNEKLLSGMNVLVSAKKI; encoded by the coding sequence ATGGCACAGAAACAACTGACACAAAAGGAAAAAAGAATCAACAAGTCCATTACTTTACTGGCCTGGATCCTGATTATCAGCGGAATTACAGGAATGGTCAGTTTTTATCTTTTTTCAAGAAAGAATGTCACTACCAACGATGCACAGATCGAACAATATATCACTCCTGTATCCAGCAAGGTTTCCGGATTTATCAAAGCAATACAGTTTAATGAAAATCAGTTTGTACACAAAGGTGATACTTTGATTATCATAGACAACAGAGAGTTTGTGAATCAGGTACAAATGGCAGAAGCCAATCTCCACGCCAATACAGCTACCATCAGCACTATTGAAAGCGGTGTCAATACTAAAGAAAGCGATACAAAGATCATTGATGCCAACATTGCTTCTGCAAGAATTGATATCTGGAGAACAGAACAGGATTTTAAAAGATATAAAAACCTGCTGTCAGAAGATGCCGCTACCGAACAGGAATTTGAAAATGTAAAAGCTTCATATGAACAGTCAAAGGCCAATCTTCTGGCATTGGAACAGCAAAAAAATGCAGTAAGAGCCGGAGCCAATGAACAGCAGACCAAGGTTGCCCCTGTTAAAAGCCAGATTCAGCAGAGTTCTGCAAGTCTGAATAATGCCAAACTCTATCTTTCTTATACTGTAATTACGGCTCCCTATGATGGGTGGGTTGGAAAAAAGACTATTCAGGAAGGGCAATTGATTAAAGAAGGTCAGGCTTTGGTACAGATGGTCAGCAAAGAAAAATGGATCATTGCCAATTACAAAGAAACACAACTTGGACAGATTGATCAGAACCAGGAAGTCATTATTACTGCAGATGCTTATCCCGACGTAGAATTTAAAGGAAAAATACTTTCCGTTTCTCCAGCATCAGGATCACAGTTTTCTTTAGTAAAACCTGATAACGCAACCGGAAACTTTGTAAAAATTGAACAGAGATTTCCTGTAAAAATTATTCTTGATAATAATAAAGACAACGAAAAACTGCTTTCCGGAATGAATGTTCTGGTGAGCGCGAAGAAGATATAA
- a CDS encoding MFS transporter — protein MQHNTVYHKWVPQWLKLPLLILALFPHLMLLSLLHSNSAFTSSFMDVDSDDIQYLMILMYGTFVVTLLVLQRFMAYFSVKYYVLLMASISVIILYILSVTHDYHVILVIRFLEGIFGLLEGAIFLPLIIAELKTKHAKVLAYLFMYTIMLTGGTITTSLLKSSIENYDFQHMILMMVYFHVFVLIIGIALFNRNRFFPKKPLYQLDITSWFLLWVCLQAGGYAIIYGKRLMWLESDTIIMCLFIFLLSGGLFMLKQRNSKRPLFHFEVFSSKNVIAGMILFFIFYLIRSGLNNVYSIMATVWKWPWDYIVNIQYWNVAGTLLGIVLSGICLVRGVSSRIVFFTGFLLLAIDCAWFTYTFYPDTALSTICPPLFLQGVAQGLLFTPLVFFLISGTPEEYVPNATALGTTTRFWTTAIGYALMQNLMLFLTLKHSDTISSNFTDTNPIFYSQWNQLFGANISKLSVNDSLSMTAGAFKAKITAQSILLSNMEIFTGLFWLALITAICLLLYHPVKIAVRNIM, from the coding sequence ATGCAACACAATACAGTTTATCATAAATGGGTACCACAATGGCTGAAACTGCCGCTTCTTATATTGGCATTGTTTCCCCACCTGATGTTGTTGTCGCTTTTACATTCAAACAGCGCCTTCACCTCTTCTTTTATGGATGTTGATTCAGATGACATTCAGTATTTAATGATTTTGATGTATGGGACATTTGTGGTTACCCTTTTAGTTTTACAGCGGTTTATGGCTTATTTCAGCGTCAAATATTATGTCCTGCTGATGGCCTCTATTTCTGTTATTATACTTTACATTTTATCGGTAACTCACGATTATCATGTTATTTTGGTGATCCGGTTTTTAGAAGGAATTTTCGGGCTGTTGGAAGGGGCTATTTTCCTTCCTTTGATTATTGCTGAATTAAAAACGAAACACGCCAAAGTCTTAGCCTACCTTTTCATGTATACTATTATGCTCACCGGGGGTACAATAACCACTTCCCTGTTGAAATCAAGCATTGAGAACTACGATTTTCAGCATATGATCCTGATGATGGTCTATTTCCATGTATTTGTACTGATCATTGGCATTGCTTTATTCAACAGAAACAGATTCTTTCCTAAAAAACCTTTGTACCAATTGGATATTACCAGCTGGTTTTTACTTTGGGTATGCCTGCAGGCTGGCGGTTATGCTATTATTTATGGTAAAAGACTGATGTGGCTCGAGTCTGATACCATTATCATGTGTTTATTTATATTCCTGCTTTCGGGAGGATTATTTATGCTTAAACAAAGAAATTCCAAGAGACCATTATTTCATTTTGAAGTTTTCAGTTCAAAAAATGTGATTGCAGGAATGATTCTGTTCTTCATTTTTTACCTGATCCGATCAGGGCTGAATAATGTCTACAGCATCATGGCTACGGTATGGAAATGGCCCTGGGATTATATTGTAAACATCCAGTACTGGAATGTTGCAGGAACTCTTCTGGGTATAGTATTATCAGGAATCTGCCTGGTGCGTGGAGTTTCCTCAAGAATTGTTTTCTTTACCGGATTTCTGTTACTTGCAATAGACTGTGCATGGTTTACCTATACTTTTTATCCTGACACTGCCCTTTCTACGATTTGTCCGCCTTTATTTCTACAGGGCGTTGCTCAGGGATTATTATTTACGCCGCTAGTTTTCTTTTTGATTTCAGGAACTCCGGAAGAATATGTGCCCAATGCTACAGCTTTAGGAACCACAACCCGTTTCTGGACAACAGCTATTGGTTATGCACTAATGCAGAATCTGATGCTTTTTTTAACCTTAAAACATTCTGATACAATTAGTTCTAATTTTACAGACACCAATCCCATTTTTTACAGTCAGTGGAATCAGCTTTTCGGTGCTAATATTTCAAAACTGTCAGTTAATGATTCTTTATCAATGACAGCCGGTGCTTTTAAAGCCAAAATAACAGCTCAGTCTATTCTCCTTTCCAATATGGAAATTTTCACGGGACTTTTCTGGC